In Chryseobacterium oranimense, a single window of DNA contains:
- a CDS encoding DUF922 domain-containing Zn-dependent protease gives MKWISLGLLLFTNMLFGQKIIWKEDRKLVWDNFKSAVSRKNNSDVIAYTHCGWEYSVVKSTNPKSPVKIEITAIFNEDMSWKDAKRINDYILLHEQKHFDIAELFVRKFRKEIAEKIKTSGDYNKNFNAVYSRISNDYKKFQMSYDKITEHGMNKEKQAEYNALIAEELDQLKSYKAS, from the coding sequence ATGAAATGGATTTCGCTTGGCTTACTTCTCTTTACGAATATGCTTTTCGGACAAAAAATAATCTGGAAGGAAGACCGTAAACTGGTCTGGGATAATTTTAAAAGTGCAGTAAGCAGAAAAAACAATTCGGATGTGATTGCCTATACCCATTGCGGGTGGGAGTATTCTGTTGTAAAATCCACCAACCCTAAATCTCCGGTTAAAATTGAAATTACCGCTATTTTCAATGAAGACATGTCCTGGAAAGATGCGAAAAGGATTAATGATTATATCCTTCTTCATGAGCAGAAGCATTTTGATATCGCAGAACTGTTCGTCAGAAAATTCAGGAAAGAAATAGCGGAAAAAATTAAAACTTCCGGTGATTATAACAAAAACTTCAATGCAGTTTACAGCAGGATATCCAATGATTACAAAAAATTTCAGATGTCCTATGATAAAATCACAGAACATGGGATGAATAAAGAAAAACAGGCAGAATATAATGCCCTCATTGCTGAAGAATTGGACCAATTAAAAAGCTATAAAGCCTCTTGA